A stretch of Myxosarcina sp. GI1 DNA encodes these proteins:
- a CDS encoding FkbM family methyltransferase, with protein sequence MSGIIKPIAVEPIKHIHSMLTNREYFTYHSLWSKLRNLPRYQECRVRVNGYDLLIPDALSFLYSYQEIFLERLYEFKASNQTPKILDLGANIGLSVLFFKHLYPQAEITAFEADAKVFDYLKKNVCDNGFNDVRLFNKAVWHENTTLKFVSEGADGGHISDEREDRENSVLEIEAVDIADILQGDRFDFIKMDIEGAEAFVVPRCRDLLDRTKHIFIEYHSRVGQEQHLDKILTILSEGNFRVHIRNVMKKNIAPFVELKPMAGFDLQLNIFAWQEK encoded by the coding sequence ATGAGCGGAATTATCAAACCGATCGCTGTCGAGCCAATCAAGCATATTCACAGTATGCTTACCAACCGAGAGTATTTTACCTATCATTCACTTTGGTCTAAATTAAGAAACTTGCCTCGTTATCAAGAGTGTCGAGTCAGAGTTAACGGCTACGATTTGCTAATTCCCGATGCTCTGTCTTTTTTATATTCCTATCAAGAAATTTTTTTAGAAAGACTCTATGAATTTAAAGCTAGTAACCAAACTCCCAAAATTTTAGATCTGGGGGCAAACATTGGCTTGAGCGTATTATTCTTTAAACATTTATATCCCCAAGCCGAAATAACGGCGTTTGAGGCAGATGCCAAAGTGTTCGATTATCTGAAAAAAAATGTCTGTGACAATGGCTTTAACGATGTTCGGCTATTCAACAAAGCAGTATGGCATGAAAATACCACTCTTAAATTTGTTTCTGAAGGTGCTGATGGCGGACATATTAGTGACGAACGAGAAGATCGGGAAAATAGTGTTTTAGAAATTGAAGCCGTCGATATTGCCGATATTTTACAGGGCGATCGCTTTGATTTTATCAAAATGGATATCGAAGGTGCGGAAGCATTTGTCGTTCCCAGATGTAGAGATTTATTAGATCGGACAAAACATATTTTTATCGAATATCACTCTAGAGTCGGACAAGAGCAACATTTAGATAAAATACTGACTATATTATCTGAGGGTAATTTTAGAGTTCATATCCGCAATGTAATGAAGAAAAATATTGCTCCATTTGTAGAATTAAAGCCTATGGCTGGTTTCGATTTACAGCTTAATATCTTTGCTTGGCAGGAAAAGTAA
- a CDS encoding FkbM family methyltransferase, protein MARKLIKKLLRNLGIEIKRYLPKRSEMARMQHFFSYYGIDLVLDVGANIGEYALLLRDLDYKGQIVSFEPLSKPHAQLVAASDRDIYWEAAPRMAIGDKDGEITINISANDRSSSVLDVLEDHVDAAPNSAYVDSEIVKLSSLDTIAPKYLTTEFDSVFLKIDVQGFERQVLAGATKILPRIKGIQIELSLVPLYQGQPHYIEMLKFLEQLGYELHAVIPGFTDPKTGRLLQMDGIFFRK, encoded by the coding sequence ATGGCTAGAAAATTAATTAAGAAGCTATTAAGAAATCTGGGAATTGAAATAAAAAGGTATTTGCCCAAGCGATCGGAAATGGCTCGGATGCAGCATTTTTTTTCCTATTACGGCATCGACTTGGTGTTAGATGTAGGGGCAAATATTGGCGAGTATGCTTTGCTGCTGCGTGACTTGGACTATAAAGGACAAATTGTCTCTTTCGAGCCGCTTTCTAAACCTCACGCGCAATTAGTAGCCGCAAGCGATCGCGATATTTATTGGGAAGCCGCACCCCGTATGGCAATTGGCGATAAAGACGGTGAAATTACCATCAACATATCTGCCAACGATCGCAGCAGTTCGGTTTTAGATGTTTTAGAAGATCATGTAGATGCCGCTCCTAATTCTGCTTATGTCGATTCAGAAATAGTAAAACTCAGTAGTTTGGATACTATTGCCCCAAAGTATCTCACAACTGAGTTTGATTCGGTTTTTTTAAAAATAGATGTTCAGGGTTTTGAAAGACAGGTATTGGCAGGAGCAACTAAAATTTTGCCTCGAATTAAGGGTATTCAGATCGAACTATCTTTAGTTCCCCTCTACCAGGGACAACCACATTACATAGAAATGCTAAAATTTCTCGAACAGTTAGGTTACGAGCTTCATGCGGTTATTCCTGGATTTACCGACCCAAAAACAGGTAGATTACTTCAAATGGATGGTATTTTTTTTAGGAAATGA
- a CDS encoding EpsG family protein yields the protein MQVNLSKKHKNKAFANKNDKAIFLFFGLALWMFVPILGIFPLLYFIHLNRKPNSKLNLLLILLVILTNTIFVSSLDVISDLAVYTANYERLDGNNPFEISGEQGVEFVLWLLSYPVFLISNGSKYAFIFFWSFFFNAVTFLVIAKKLSPQNYALLSMFIIATPGFLDIQGFFVRQYIATVIFLVAVVYAEKKLVMWGVYIFSLCTHFANIIYLGVLFVYDKAKFLRRKYVKIIIFAAGLFLPFSNAILLRFVFLVVRFMPAKYAAIIIAKTQSYANIRSSQSSFGVPFLEGFVIFCIIMFLLKEKKFETPTEKLLLFLHPILLFLMFIGRDIHHFSYRFAFVLYTFGGLFYYFLIEYKWKGFKKEILPSMLFLKILFFCYFLYNINSGNNPFHYLDDEVFSSSVFDYIQIAHDGFTYDIEIENLPNRTIRLD from the coding sequence ATGCAGGTAAACCTCAGTAAAAAGCATAAAAATAAGGCATTTGCTAATAAAAACGACAAAGCAATCTTCCTGTTTTTTGGTTTGGCATTATGGATGTTTGTTCCAATTTTGGGTATTTTTCCACTGCTTTATTTTATCCATCTCAATCGCAAACCAAACAGCAAATTAAATTTACTGCTTATTTTACTGGTAATTCTTACTAACACTATTTTTGTTTCTTCTTTAGATGTTATTTCCGATTTAGCTGTTTATACCGCTAATTACGAACGTCTTGATGGCAATAACCCTTTTGAAATTTCTGGAGAACAAGGTGTTGAATTTGTTCTGTGGTTACTTAGCTATCCTGTATTTTTAATTTCTAATGGCTCTAAATATGCTTTCATCTTTTTTTGGTCATTCTTTTTTAATGCCGTTACTTTTTTAGTAATAGCTAAAAAACTATCACCACAAAATTATGCTTTGCTGTCGATGTTTATTATTGCTACACCTGGATTTTTGGATATTCAGGGATTTTTTGTCAGACAGTATATAGCTACCGTGATATTTTTGGTCGCAGTAGTTTATGCAGAAAAAAAGCTTGTTATGTGGGGAGTATATATTTTTAGCTTGTGTACTCACTTCGCTAATATTATTTATTTAGGAGTTTTATTTGTCTACGATAAAGCTAAATTTCTCAGACGAAAATATGTCAAAATAATCATATTCGCTGCGGGGCTTTTTCTACCCTTTAGTAATGCTATATTGCTTAGATTTGTTTTTTTGGTAGTTCGATTTATGCCCGCCAAATATGCAGCAATAATCATAGCTAAAACTCAGAGTTATGCCAATATTCGCTCCAGTCAAAGCAGTTTTGGCGTTCCTTTTTTAGAAGGATTTGTTATTTTTTGCATTATCATGTTTCTCTTAAAAGAGAAAAAATTTGAAACTCCCACCGAAAAATTATTACTTTTTTTACACCCTATATTATTATTTTTAATGTTTATCGGACGCGATATACATCATTTTTCATATAGATTTGCGTTTGTATTATATACTTTTGGCGGTCTGTTTTATTACTTTCTAATTGAATATAAATGGAAGGGATTTAAAAAAGAAATCTTGCCTTCGATGTTGTTTTTAAAAATTCTCTTTTTTTGTTATTTTTTATACAACATAAATTCAGGTAATAATCCCTTTCATTATTTAGATG
- a CDS encoding glycosyltransferase family 4 protein, translating to MKVCSVGRSNGRGGGYAAAYRLHHGLRKLGVDSSMLVGIDNRDDFTVLSPTSKLAQTWMKLAPGLDRMPTRFYPQRENLPYSVQWLPDRVTAEVAKIAPDIINLHWINSGYLQIESLPKLGKPIVWTLHDMWAFTGGCHYSRECDRYTKACGACPQLHSNRDWDLSRWIWRRKLKAWQDLNLTIVTPSNWLADCARKSSLLGGLRIEAIPNGLNAQRYQPIEKSLAKKLVGLPPDKKIILFGALQATSDRRKGFHLLMPALQKLSYLQDSERIELVVFGSSQPKKTPDFGFKVNYLGKLNDDISIALVYAAADVFVAPSLQDNLPNTIIEALACGTPCVGFNIGGLSDAIAHLETGYLAKPYEPEDLAWGISWVLEEELRWQDLSRQARAKVEQEFTVEIQARKYHQLFEEILNNSHAGKPQ from the coding sequence ATGAAAGTATGCTCGGTTGGACGTTCTAATGGTCGTGGGGGTGGTTATGCTGCTGCCTATCGTCTCCATCATGGGTTGAGAAAGCTTGGTGTAGACTCAAGTATGTTGGTGGGAATAGATAACCGCGATGATTTTACGGTTTTGTCGCCTACAAGTAAGTTAGCCCAGACATGGATGAAGCTAGCTCCAGGCTTAGATCGCATGCCAACGCGATTTTACCCACAACGAGAAAATTTACCCTATTCCGTTCAGTGGTTGCCAGATCGAGTTACTGCTGAGGTTGCTAAGATCGCTCCCGATATTATCAACCTACACTGGATTAACAGCGGATACCTACAGATTGAATCTCTACCCAAGCTAGGCAAACCTATTGTTTGGACGCTGCACGATATGTGGGCATTTACTGGAGGCTGCCACTATAGCCGAGAATGCGATCGCTACACAAAAGCCTGCGGAGCCTGTCCTCAACTGCACAGCAATAGAGATTGGGACTTATCTCGCTGGATCTGGCGGCGCAAACTCAAAGCTTGGCAAGACTTAAACCTAACTATCGTGACTCCTAGTAACTGGCTGGCAGACTGTGCGCGAAAAAGTTCTCTACTTGGTGGTTTGAGAATAGAAGCAATACCCAATGGCTTAAATGCTCAAAGATACCAACCAATTGAGAAAAGCCTCGCTAAAAAGCTAGTAGGATTACCACCCGATAAAAAAATTATTTTATTTGGCGCACTTCAGGCAACGAGCGATCGCCGCAAGGGATTTCATTTATTAATGCCAGCTTTGCAAAAATTAAGCTATTTGCAAGATTCAGAACGGATCGAACTAGTTGTCTTTGGTAGTTCTCAACCCAAAAAAACACCAGATTTCGGCTTTAAAGTTAACTATTTAGGCAAGCTAAACGATGATATCTCTATAGCTCTGGTTTACGCGGCAGCAGATGTTTTTGTAGCTCCTTCCTTACAAGACAATCTACCCAATACCATCATTGAGGCTTTGGCTTGTGGTACTCCCTGCGTGGGTTTTAACATCGGTGGTTTGTCAGATGCGATCGCCCATCTAGAAACTGGTTATCTCGCCAAACCTTACGAACCCGAAGACTTAGCGTGGGGAATAAGTTGGGTTTTAGAAGAGGAATTACGCTGGCAAGATCTATCTCGTCAGGCAAGAGCCAAAGTCGAACAAGAATTTACTGTAGAAATACAGGCAAGAAAATATCACCAACTTTTTGAAGAAATTTTAAATAATTCTCATGCAGGTAAACCTCAGTAA